From Pseudomonas sp. CCI4.2, one genomic window encodes:
- a CDS encoding glycosyltransferase family 4 protein has translation MTHSWLFPAVLLTAFLLTAALRRYALAQSIMDIPNARSSHTTPTPRGGGVAIVLAFCLALPILGWMELANWKTVCALGGSGILVAVLGFMDDHGHIAARWRLLGHFAGALWALFWLGGLPAIEVLGTAVNLGWIGHTLAVLYLVWMLNLYNFMDGIDGIASVEAVCVCLGACILYWMLGRTDLVWLPLMLAVAVIGFLYWNFPPARIFMGDAGSGFLGITIGVLSLQAAWTEPSLLWGWLILLGVFIVDATFTLLRRILRGEKVYEAHRSHAYQYASRLYGKHLPITLVVGALNLFWLLPIAIWVVNFGFNSIIGVLIAYVPLGLLALKYRAGALEISPINV, from the coding sequence ATGACTCACTCGTGGCTTTTTCCAGCGGTTTTACTAACGGCTTTTTTATTAACTGCGGCTTTACGGCGGTACGCTCTGGCCCAAAGCATAATGGATATTCCGAACGCTCGTAGTTCCCACACTACCCCCACACCGCGGGGAGGTGGTGTGGCGATAGTTTTGGCATTTTGCCTGGCGTTACCCATCCTAGGTTGGATGGAGTTAGCGAACTGGAAGACAGTGTGTGCGCTTGGAGGATCCGGAATCCTTGTTGCTGTGCTGGGCTTCATGGATGATCACGGTCACATCGCTGCCAGATGGCGGCTGCTCGGGCATTTTGCAGGTGCGCTTTGGGCGTTGTTTTGGCTTGGAGGATTGCCGGCCATCGAGGTTCTCGGGACGGCTGTTAACCTCGGTTGGATTGGACATACTCTCGCAGTGCTCTACCTAGTATGGATGCTGAATCTATACAATTTTATGGATGGTATCGACGGTATCGCTAGCGTTGAAGCTGTCTGCGTTTGTCTGGGGGCCTGTATTTTATATTGGATGCTGGGCCGCACAGATTTGGTGTGGCTCCCATTGATGCTTGCTGTGGCTGTGATCGGGTTTTTGTACTGGAATTTTCCTCCCGCACGCATATTCATGGGAGATGCAGGAAGCGGTTTCTTGGGCATAACAATTGGTGTTCTATCGCTGCAAGCCGCTTGGACCGAACCCTCGCTCCTATGGGGATGGTTGATTTTGTTAGGCGTGTTTATTGTGGATGCAACTTTTACCTTATTGCGACGTATCCTAAGGGGAGAGAAAGTCTATGAAGCGCATCGCAGCCATGCGTATCAGTACGCGTCACGGTTATACGGTAAGCACCTGCCGATCACACTGGTTGTAGGCGCACTCAATTTGTTTTGGTTATTGCCCATTGCCATTTGGGTGGTGAATTTTGGGTTCAATAGCATTATTGGCGTTTTAATTGCGTACGTGCCGTTGGGTTTGCTGGCCTTAAAGTATCGCGCAGGCGCGCTTGAAATATCCCCGATAAATGTGTGA